In the Calditrichota bacterium genome, CAATGTATTCGTATTTCATCTCGCGCTCGAAAGGCCTGTCGCGCTTTTTGATATTTTGCATCAGCCGCTCCGGCGTGGATTTCAAATAAACCACCAAATCCGGTCTCGGAATATCGCGCTCCATCAAGGTAACAATTTTTTCGTACAAAAAAAGCTCTCTGTCTTCTAAATTCAGATAGGCAAAAATTTTATCCTTGGCAAAAATGTAGTCGGCGATGAGCATTTGATGAAACAAATCGCGCTGCGGAATTTCCATTTGCTGGCGATAGCGACTCAGTAAAAAAAACATCTGCACCTGAAAGGCATAGCGTTCCGCATCGCGATAAAAATCCGCCAAAAAAGGATTTTCCTCCACAATTTCATAGATGCCGCGGCCATTGAAACGATCCACCAACATTCTCGTCAGCGAAGTTTTCCCCACGCCGATGACGCCCTCGATGGCGATATAATCTAATTTTTGTTTCTGGATTTCCATTGGAGTTTCTGCGCTAATTCTGAATTCTTCTGCATCAAATGAACAATTAATCTCACAAGCCGCTAACGATGCCCGGTAATATGATAATATGCAACGTTTGGTTACTATATTTGAGTTTACTCTTAAAGGCCCAAAAACGGATTTTTGAGAAAAAATGTAATCCGCCCAACCAATTGTTTTAATCTGGTAACAGCTTCTTTTCTATCCATAAAACTCACTTAGGGCAATAATCCGAATTCATTTTTTTGATCTTTTACAGTAAGAGAGCTAAATAATGTAACTTGGTTACTAATTAAAATTTCGTCTTTCATACGGGGAATCGCTAAATCATCAAGATATTGTTTTTCTAAATCAACTCCAACGAACTTTCTTTTATATCTAATGGCAACAACCCCGGTAGTTGCGCTTCCGCAAAAAGGATCAAGAACAGTATCGCCTTCATTGCTGCTGGATAAAATAATTCGTTTTAATAATTCTTCTGGCTTTTGCGTGGGGTGCTTTCCATGCTTTTTTTCCCCATTTTTGGGGGTATTTATTGCCCATACGCTTCTCATTTGTTTATTCGGTTTTTTTAAAAAATCACCATTCCAATCCCCATTTTTCATGAGGTCGTAATTAAAAACATGCTTGGCTTTCTTTGTTTTTTTTGCCCAAAGCAGTGTTTCATGGCTGGCAGTAAACATCCGGCATGACAAATTTGGAGCTGCATTAGGTTTAAACCAGGAAATATCATTTATGATATGCCATCCTTGTTTTTGTAATGCAAAGCCACACGCATAAATTGAATGATAGGTACCTGAAATCCATAATGTCCCATTTGGTTTCAAAACTCTTTTGCATGCATTTATCCATTCATAGTGAAATCCAAAATCTTCTTCTACACCCTTACTCCTGTCCCAATTGCCTTTATTAACGCTAACCCTTCTGCCGGCGTGACAAGTAAAGCCATCGTTCGATAAATTGTAGGGCGGATCGGCAAAAATCAAATCAATCGTTTCTTCTGGCAATTGATTTAATATTGTAATAACATCTCCAAGATACAAGCGCAGCCCTATATCACTAAAATATGCCTTCATTATATTAAACTCTCTTTTTAATTGCTGCAACAAACCTTTTAGCCCCGTCCCCGCCTTTATCCAGCCTTCTTCTTTTTTCTCCTACCCTTCCCCTCAGTAAATTCTAACTTGTTTTATATCCTGACACTGCTGAATAAGTTCCGCTACGGACACATTCAATTGGGGATGGAAAAAGTCAGGCGCTATCTCCTGCAGCGGAATGAGAACAAACAGCCGCTCGGCAAGA is a window encoding:
- a CDS encoding deoxynucleoside kinase, with the translated sequence MEIQKQKLDYIAIEGVIGVGKTSLTRMLVDRFNGRGIYEIVEENPFLADFYRDAERYAFQVQMFFLLSRYRQQMEIPQRDLFHQMLIADYIFAKDKIFAYLNLEDRELFLYEKIVTLMERDIPRPDLVVYLKSTPERLMQNIKKRDRPFEREMKYEYIDSLNQAYNRFFNHYSDTRLLVVDATEMDFVAKREDFETIVGLIRNMEGQRAEYVG
- a CDS encoding site-specific DNA-methyltransferase, producing MKAYFSDIGLRLYLGDVITILNQLPEETIDLIFADPPYNLSNDGFTCHAGRRVSVNKGNWDRSKGVEEDFGFHYEWINACKRVLKPNGTLWISGTYHSIYACGFALQKQGWHIINDISWFKPNAAPNLSCRMFTASHETLLWAKKTKKAKHVFNYDLMKNGDWNGDFLKKPNKQMRSVWAINTPKNGEKKHGKHPTQKPEELLKRIILSSSNEGDTVLDPFCGSATTGVVAIRYKRKFVGVDLEKQYLDDLAIPRMKDEILISNQVTLFSSLTVKDQKNEFGLLP